One stretch of Tepidibacter hydrothermalis DNA includes these proteins:
- the dnaK gene encoding molecular chaperone DnaK encodes MSKVIGIDLGTTNSCVSVLEGGEPTVITNAEGLRTTPSIVAFGKDGEIIVGEPAKRQAVTNPEKTIMSIKRHMGTDYKVNIDGKDYSPQEISAMVLQKLKSDAEAHLGETVKEAVITVPAYFTDAQRQATKDAGRIAGLEVKRIINEPTAAALAYGLDKANEDQKILVFDLGGGTFDISILEIGDGAFEVLATNGNNHLGGDDFDEVIINYIAEDFKNQEGVDLRADKMSLQRLKEAAEKAKKELSSVMTTNINLPFITATATGPKHLNMDLSRAKFEELSAKLVENTMEPTRKALADAGLNPSEIDKVLLVGGSTRIPAVQEGIKKFIGKDSHKGINPDECVSVGASIQGGVLTGEVKDLLLLDVTPLSLGIETLGGVLTKIIERNTTIPTKKSQVFSTAADNQTAVDIHVLQGERSMATDNTTLGRFQLTDIPPAPRGVPQVEVTFDIDANGIVHVSAKDMGTGKEQKITITSDTNLSEEEIERKVKEAEMNAQQDKERKEKIEAVNNAESTIYQTEKTLNELGDKVSANDKTEIEAAIKNLKEVKEKQDATSEELKKATEDVMTKFHKVSQEMYQQAAADQQAQGDAGQEGPKDDNVVDADYEVVDDEK; translated from the coding sequence ATGAGCAAAGTAATAGGAATCGATTTAGGAACAACTAATTCATGTGTATCAGTACTTGAGGGAGGAGAGCCAACTGTTATAACTAATGCAGAGGGATTAAGAACTACTCCATCTATAGTAGCTTTTGGAAAAGATGGTGAAATAATAGTAGGAGAGCCTGCAAAAAGACAAGCTGTTACTAATCCTGAAAAAACTATAATGTCTATAAAAAGACATATGGGAACTGATTATAAAGTTAATATAGATGGAAAAGATTATAGCCCACAAGAAATTTCAGCTATGGTACTTCAAAAGTTAAAATCTGATGCAGAAGCACACTTAGGAGAGACTGTTAAAGAAGCTGTTATAACTGTTCCAGCTTATTTTACAGATGCTCAAAGACAAGCAACTAAGGATGCTGGTAGAATAGCAGGACTTGAAGTTAAGAGAATTATAAATGAGCCAACTGCTGCAGCTTTAGCATATGGTCTTGATAAAGCTAATGAAGATCAAAAAATATTAGTATTTGACTTAGGTGGAGGAACTTTTGATATATCTATACTTGAAATTGGAGATGGAGCATTCGAAGTTCTAGCTACTAATGGAAACAACCACTTAGGTGGAGATGATTTTGATGAGGTTATAATAAACTATATAGCTGAGGACTTTAAAAATCAAGAAGGAGTAGATTTAAGAGCTGATAAGATGAGTCTTCAAAGATTAAAAGAAGCTGCTGAGAAGGCTAAAAAAGAGCTTTCAAGTGTTATGACTACAAACATAAATTTACCATTCATAACTGCAACAGCTACTGGACCAAAGCACTTAAATATGGATCTTTCAAGAGCTAAATTTGAAGAACTTTCAGCTAAATTAGTAGAAAATACTATGGAGCCAACAAGAAAAGCATTAGCAGATGCTGGTCTTAATCCATCAGAAATAGATAAGGTATTATTAGTTGGAGGATCAACTCGTATACCAGCTGTTCAAGAAGGTATTAAAAAGTTTATAGGTAAGGATTCTCATAAAGGAATAAACCCAGATGAGTGTGTATCTGTAGGAGCATCAATTCAAGGTGGAGTATTAACTGGAGAAGTTAAAGATTTATTACTTTTAGATGTTACTCCTTTATCTCTTGGAATTGAAACTTTAGGAGGAGTATTAACTAAGATAATAGAAAGAAATACTACTATACCAACTAAGAAGTCTCAAGTATTCTCTACAGCTGCTGATAATCAAACTGCTGTTGATATTCATGTTCTTCAAGGTGAAAGATCTATGGCAACTGACAATACTACACTTGGAAGATTCCAATTAACAGATATTCCACCAGCACCAAGAGGAGTACCTCAAGTAGAAGTTACTTTTGATATAGATGCAAATGGTATTGTTCATGTTTCAGCTAAGGATATGGGAACAGGTAAAGAGCAAAAAATAACTATTACATCTGATACAAATCTTTCAGAAGAAGAGATAGAAAGAAAAGTTAAAGAAGCAGAGATGAATGCTCAACAAGATAAAGAAAGAAAAGAAAAGATAGAAGCTGTTAATAATGCAGAATCTACTATATATCAAACAGAGAAGACTTTAAATGAATTAGGAGATAAAGTTTCTGCAAATGATAAAACAGAAATAGAAGCCGCTATTAAAAACCTAAAAGAGGTTAAAGAGAAGCAGGATGCAACTTCAGAAGAACTTAAGAAGGCTACTGAAGATGTAATGACTAAATTCCATAAAGTTTCTCAAGAGATGTATCAACAAGCAGCTGCAGATCAACAAGCACAAGGAGATGCAGGTCAAGAAGGTCCTAAGGACGATAATGTTGTTGATGCAGATTATGAAGTTGTTGATGACGAAAAATAA
- the dnaJ gene encoding molecular chaperone DnaJ, with amino-acid sequence MSKRDYYEVLGVEKGASDQELKKAYRKLAMKYHPDRNPDNKEAEDKFKEANEAYEVLSDAQKRQNYDQFGHAGANGGHGGFDFNGSGFGGFEDIFGDMFGDIFGGGRSRRRNGPERGSDIRYRMTISFEDAAFGIEKEITINRSESCDECSGTGAKPGTSKKTCPTCGGSGEVKQAQRTPFGTMMNVRPCHACSGSGSIIETPCSKCSGKGEVNKKKQVNIKIPAGIDDGSAIRLSGEGELGLRGGPRGDLYVVIDVLPHKLFERDGNDVYCEMPITFAQAALGDEVEVPTLDGKVKYKIPEGTQTGTVFRLREKGIPRLRSKTRGDQYVKVVVEVPKKLSENQKDLLKQFAKESGEEVHEQRKNFFDKMKDLLK; translated from the coding sequence TTGAGTAAAAGGGATTATTATGAAGTGCTAGGTGTTGAAAAAGGTGCTTCAGACCAGGAATTGAAAAAGGCATACAGAAAGCTTGCTATGAAATATCATCCAGACAGAAATCCAGATAATAAAGAAGCTGAGGATAAATTTAAAGAAGCAAATGAAGCTTATGAAGTTCTTTCGGATGCTCAAAAAAGACAAAATTATGATCAGTTTGGTCATGCTGGAGCAAATGGAGGCCATGGCGGATTCGACTTTAATGGATCTGGATTCGGTGGATTTGAAGATATATTTGGAGATATGTTTGGGGACATATTTGGAGGCGGAAGATCAAGAAGAAGAAATGGACCAGAAAGAGGGTCTGACATTAGATATAGAATGACTATTTCTTTTGAGGACGCTGCATTTGGAATTGAAAAAGAAATAACTATAAATAGAAGTGAAAGCTGTGATGAATGCTCTGGAACAGGAGCAAAACCAGGAACATCTAAAAAAACTTGTCCTACTTGTGGCGGTTCAGGTGAGGTAAAACAAGCTCAGAGAACTCCTTTTGGAACTATGATGAACGTTAGACCTTGTCATGCTTGTTCAGGTAGTGGAAGTATAATAGAAACGCCTTGCTCTAAATGTTCTGGTAAAGGTGAAGTAAACAAGAAAAAACAAGTAAATATTAAGATACCTGCAGGAATAGATGATGGTTCTGCAATAAGACTTTCTGGAGAAGGTGAATTAGGCCTAAGAGGAGGTCCAAGAGGAGATTTATATGTTGTAATAGATGTATTACCTCATAAACTATTTGAAAGAGATGGAAATGATGTATACTGTGAAATGCCTATAACATTTGCACAAGCTGCTCTTGGAGATGAGGTTGAAGTACCTACTCTTGATGGTAAGGTTAAATATAAGATACCTGAGGGAACTCAAACAGGAACTGTATTTAGACTAAGAGAAAAAGGTATACCAAGACTTAGATCTAAAACAAGAGGAGATCAGTATGTAAAAGTTGTAGTAGAGGTTCCTAAAAAACTTTCAGAAAACCAAAAAGATCTTTTAAAACAATTTGCAAAAGAAAGTGGAGAAGAGGTTCATGAGCAACGTAAAAACTTCTTTGATAAAATGAAAGATTTACTTAAATAG
- a CDS encoding NADH-dependent [FeFe] hydrogenase, group A6, which translates to MKNTNENSESVMVNITIDDIDYQVPEGISVLEAARMVHIEIPSLCYLKGINEIGACRVCVVEIEGINNLQASCVYPVREGLRIKTNTEKVRKARKSAVTLLLSNHHRECLTCVRNLNCELQNLADNLGIRDIPYTGEMQDYGFNDNNPAIQRDYNKCINCRRCMAACNTIQDCNVYSPLNRGLDTIIAPAFKKDLADVTCIMCGQCILACPTGSLSEKEEISNVWRAISDPHKIVIAQTAPSIQVTIGESFNMPIGKLVTKQLVTSLKRLGFDKVFATDVTADLTIMEEGSELVDRLVNEPEKLPLLSSCCPGWVKFAENFYPELLDHLSSTKSPHEMCGALTKTWYAKKYNIDPSKIVTVAIMPCTAKKYEASRPEMTSDGFRNVDHVLTTRELVKMIREVGIDFANLPDSEYDEPFDQFSGAGMIFGATGGVLEAAVRSAHRLITGEEMSIPDYEEARGQSGLKYGTVKIGDKTITIAIAHGTKNARIAIEDFKSGKKKFDYLEVMACPGGCVGGGGQPILANRDYKYISLSYRHNRADTLYNIDKSKIIRQSHNNPRIHQIYKEFLGKPLSDVSHKYLHTTFTPRGKYPYLDSENQKK; encoded by the coding sequence ATGAAAAATACTAATGAAAATAGTGAAAGTGTAATGGTTAATATAACCATAGACGATATAGATTATCAGGTTCCAGAGGGCATTTCTGTTCTTGAAGCTGCTAGAATGGTTCACATTGAGATTCCTAGTTTATGCTATCTAAAAGGCATCAATGAAATAGGCGCTTGTAGAGTATGTGTCGTTGAAATAGAAGGTATTAATAACCTTCAAGCTTCTTGTGTATATCCAGTGCGAGAAGGCTTAAGAATTAAGACCAATACAGAAAAGGTTAGAAAAGCTAGAAAATCAGCAGTTACATTGCTTCTCTCAAATCACCATAGAGAGTGTTTAACCTGTGTTCGCAATTTAAACTGTGAGCTACAAAATTTAGCAGATAATTTAGGTATTAGAGACATACCCTATACAGGAGAGATGCAAGATTATGGATTCAATGACAACAATCCTGCTATACAAAGAGATTACAATAAATGTATAAATTGCAGAAGATGTATGGCAGCATGTAATACTATACAAGATTGTAATGTATATTCTCCTCTAAATAGAGGTCTTGATACTATAATAGCACCTGCTTTTAAAAAAGATTTAGCTGATGTAACTTGCATAATGTGTGGTCAATGCATACTTGCATGTCCTACAGGTTCTTTAAGTGAAAAAGAAGAAATAAGCAATGTTTGGAGAGCCATATCAGACCCACACAAAATAGTTATAGCTCAAACTGCCCCTTCTATACAGGTAACAATAGGAGAATCCTTTAATATGCCAATTGGTAAGCTTGTAACAAAACAACTCGTTACCTCACTTAAACGACTTGGATTTGACAAAGTATTTGCTACTGATGTTACAGCTGATTTAACAATAATGGAAGAAGGTAGTGAATTAGTTGATAGACTAGTAAACGAGCCTGAAAAACTCCCTCTTTTATCATCTTGCTGCCCTGGTTGGGTCAAATTTGCAGAAAACTTCTATCCAGAACTTTTAGATCATCTATCATCTACTAAATCTCCTCATGAAATGTGTGGTGCATTAACAAAGACTTGGTATGCAAAAAAATATAATATAGATCCAAGTAAGATAGTAACAGTAGCTATAATGCCTTGTACTGCTAAAAAGTATGAAGCTTCAAGACCAGAGATGACTTCAGATGGATTTAGAAATGTAGACCACGTTCTTACAACTAGAGAATTAGTTAAAATGATAAGAGAAGTAGGTATAGATTTTGCAAATTTACCAGATAGCGAATACGATGAGCCTTTTGATCAATTTAGCGGTGCTGGTATGATATTTGGAGCAACAGGAGGAGTATTAGAGGCTGCTGTTAGAAGTGCTCATAGATTGATTACAGGAGAAGAGATGTCAATTCCTGATTATGAAGAAGCCAGAGGGCAAAGCGGTCTAAAATATGGAACTGTAAAAATTGGAGATAAAACTATTACAATTGCTATAGCCCACGGTACAAAAAACGCTAGAATAGCTATAGAAGATTTTAAATCAGGTAAGAAAAAATTCGATTACCTAGAAGTTATGGCCTGTCCCGGAGGATGTGTAGGCGGTGGAGGTCAACCAATACTCGCTAATAGAGATTATAAGTATATCTCATTAAGTTACAGACATAATAGAGCTGACACTTTATATAATATTGATAAAAGTAAAATTATAAGACAGTCACACAACAATCCAAGAATACATCAAATTTACAAAGAATTCCTAGGAAAACCTCTATCTGATGTATCTCATAAGTATCTTCATACAACCTTTACCCCTAGAGGAAAGTATCCTTATTTAGATAGCGAAAATCAAAAAAAATAA
- a CDS encoding complex I 24 kDa subunit family protein: MKIKINEDEKKDFEKLDEIINQYKDEKGMLINILQKSQEHFGYLPEKVQTYISQELDIPISTINGVVSFYSLFSQEPQGKYTIGVCLGTACYVKGAQDILDAIKEELHIDVNETSMDKLFTLKSTRCIGACGLAPVITINDEVHGRVSPADVPSILYKYLKEHKDSNTLN, from the coding sequence ATGAAAATTAAAATAAACGAAGATGAAAAAAAAGATTTTGAAAAACTAGACGAAATAATAAACCAATACAAAGATGAGAAAGGTATGCTTATTAATATTTTGCAAAAATCACAAGAGCATTTTGGATATTTACCAGAAAAGGTACAAACATATATATCCCAAGAACTCGATATACCAATTTCAACTATTAACGGTGTTGTAAGCTTTTATTCTTTATTTTCACAAGAACCTCAAGGAAAATATACTATAGGAGTTTGCCTTGGAACTGCTTGTTATGTAAAAGGTGCCCAAGATATCTTAGACGCAATAAAAGAAGAGCTACATATAGATGTAAATGAAACCAGTATGGATAAATTATTTACTTTAAAATCAACACGATGTATAGGTGCTTGTGGACTGGCTCCAGTTATAACTATAAATGATGAGGTGCATGGAAGAGTATCTCCTGCTGATGTCCCTTCTATATTATATAAGTATCTCAAAGAGCACAAAGATTCAAATACTTTAAATTAG
- the prmA gene encoding 50S ribosomal protein L11 methyltransferase, whose translation MKWIEVTIKTTTEAVEAVTSILYECEVGGVVIEDPNDFLFQDKEEIAWDYIEENVFDTGYEGVIIKAYLNEQKNIVGEVEMVREKIKLLPTYGINIGEGSVNITEVDEQDWANSWKQYYKPAKVGEKIVVKPTWEEYEKNEGDIVIELDPGMAFGTGTHETTTMCIRELEKRVNKEDAVFDIGCGSGILSIAAAKLGAKKTIGVDLDEVAVKVSKENAELNNVDSSVEIRYGNLMNVVTEKADIVVANIIADIIAILAKDVSNFLNEDGLFISSGIILDKIEFVKAALIENNFEILEVNTMGEWAAIVSKKGE comes from the coding sequence ATGAAGTGGATTGAAGTTACAATAAAAACTACTACGGAAGCGGTTGAAGCGGTTACAAGTATTCTTTATGAGTGTGAAGTGGGCGGTGTAGTAATAGAAGATCCTAATGATTTTTTATTTCAAGATAAAGAAGAAATTGCTTGGGACTACATAGAAGAAAATGTATTTGATACAGGGTATGAAGGGGTTATAATAAAAGCCTATCTAAATGAACAAAAAAATATCGTTGGAGAAGTTGAAATGGTAAGAGAAAAGATCAAACTACTTCCAACGTATGGAATAAATATAGGAGAAGGTAGCGTTAATATAACTGAAGTTGATGAACAGGACTGGGCTAATTCGTGGAAACAATATTATAAGCCTGCTAAAGTTGGAGAAAAAATAGTTGTAAAACCTACATGGGAAGAGTATGAGAAAAACGAAGGTGATATAGTAATAGAGCTTGACCCAGGTATGGCATTTGGTACGGGAACTCATGAAACTACAACTATGTGTATAAGAGAATTAGAAAAAAGAGTAAATAAGGAAGATGCAGTATTTGATATAGGATGCGGAAGTGGTATATTATCTATTGCAGCGGCTAAGCTTGGAGCTAAAAAAACTATAGGTGTAGATCTTGACGAGGTTGCGGTTAAGGTTTCTAAAGAAAATGCAGAATTGAATAATGTAGATTCTTCTGTTGAAATAAGATATGGTAACTTAATGAATGTTGTTACTGAAAAAGCGGATATAGTAGTTGCTAATATTATAGCTGATATTATAGCTATACTTGCAAAGGATGTTTCTAATTTCTTAAATGAGGATGGATTATTCATATCATCAGGTATAATACTTGATAAAATAGAATTTGTTAAAGCTGCTCTTATAGAGAATAACTTTGAAATTTTAGAAGTTAATACTATGGGAGAATGGGCAGCTATTGTATCTAAAAAGGGTGAGTAA
- a CDS encoding 16S rRNA (uracil(1498)-N(3))-methyltransferase, with the protein MDRFFVDSNNINLEQKECLIQGDDVKHISKVLRCNIGEKLEICDKNNNEYICEITDITKKEVFLSIIESVDIQRECDIKIKLYQGLPKGQKMDLILQKLTEIGVSEIIPVITKRSVAKLEDKKDKKIQRWERIVYEAAKQSKRGIIPKIKGPLSFKEVLLDMKENSINIVPYEKENSKSIKDAIKKSNISSVGIFIGPEGGFDEEEINMLQDIGATSISLGPRILRTETASIVASSIVIYELSHLKGEGSIE; encoded by the coding sequence ATGGATAGATTTTTTGTTGATTCTAATAATATAAATTTAGAACAAAAAGAATGCTTAATACAAGGTGATGATGTAAAGCATATATCAAAAGTTCTAAGATGTAATATTGGAGAAAAACTTGAAATATGTGATAAAAACAACAATGAATATATATGTGAAATAACAGATATAACAAAAAAAGAAGTATTTTTAAGTATAATAGAATCGGTAGATATTCAAAGAGAATGTGATATTAAAATAAAGTTGTATCAAGGGCTTCCAAAAGGGCAAAAGATGGATCTAATACTTCAAAAGTTAACAGAGATAGGGGTTAGTGAAATCATACCTGTTATAACAAAGAGAAGTGTTGCAAAACTTGAAGATAAAAAAGATAAGAAAATTCAAAGATGGGAAAGAATAGTTTATGAGGCGGCTAAGCAAAGTAAAAGAGGTATTATTCCAAAAATAAAAGGTCCTTTAAGTTTCAAAGAGGTTCTTTTAGATATGAAAGAAAATAGTATCAACATAGTTCCATACGAAAAAGAAAATTCAAAATCTATAAAGGACGCTATAAAAAAATCTAATATAAGTTCGGTAGGCATATTTATAGGTCCAGAGGGTGGATTTGATGAAGAAGAAATAAACATGCTTCAAGATATAGGAGCTACGTCTATAAGCTTAGGACCTAGAATACTAAGAACAGAGACTGCTTCAATAGTAGCATCTTCAATAGTTATTTATGAACTATCCCATCTAAAAGGAGAGGGTAGTATTGAATAA
- the mtaB gene encoding tRNA (N(6)-L-threonylcarbamoyladenosine(37)-C(2))-methylthiotransferase MtaB: MNKVAFYTLGCKVNQYETEAMTELFKKASYEVVDHEEYADIYVINTCTVTNMSDRKSRQFIRRSKKINPNSIIAVVGCYSQVAPEEILDIEEVNVVMGTNDRNKIVEIIEGINEQDKISTVDDIMKVREFEEMQIKEVRGKTRAFLKIQEGCDRFCSYCIIPYARGPVRSRLLDNIASEVKDLASNGFKEIVLTGIHVASYGKDLGDVNILDVLKEIHKIDGIERIRLSSVEPLMMTDEFIDEISSMEKICPHFHLSLQSGCDETLKRMNRKYNTEQYRNIVKNLRKKIKNVAITTDVIVGFPGETEDEFETTYKFLKEIQLSQMHVFKYSPRKGTPAATMKDQIDPKIKQIRSEKLMSLSNENNKKFMDEFLNSTVSVLFEAKLENGFYEGLTSNYIRVLAKSDDHIEGKIVNVNLNNTKDGFIEGILA; this comes from the coding sequence TTGAATAAGGTAGCATTTTACACATTAGGATGTAAAGTAAATCAATATGAGACAGAGGCTATGACAGAACTGTTTAAAAAAGCTTCTTATGAAGTTGTAGACCATGAAGAATATGCAGATATATATGTGATAAATACGTGTACTGTAACTAATATGAGCGATAGAAAATCAAGACAATTCATAAGAAGGTCTAAAAAAATAAATCCTAATTCTATAATTGCAGTCGTAGGTTGTTATTCTCAAGTAGCTCCAGAGGAAATACTTGATATAGAAGAAGTGAATGTAGTTATGGGAACTAATGATAGAAATAAAATAGTAGAAATTATAGAGGGTATAAATGAACAGGATAAAATAAGTACGGTTGATGATATAATGAAGGTTAGGGAATTTGAAGAAATGCAAATAAAAGAGGTTAGAGGAAAGACTAGAGCATTTTTAAAGATACAAGAGGGATGCGATAGATTTTGTTCTTACTGTATAATTCCTTACGCAAGAGGACCAGTTAGAAGTAGATTGTTGGATAATATAGCAAGTGAAGTAAAAGATCTAGCTTCTAATGGGTTTAAAGAAATAGTATTAACAGGTATTCATGTAGCATCTTATGGAAAAGATTTAGGGGATGTTAATATACTTGATGTATTAAAAGAAATTCACAAAATAGATGGAATTGAAAGAATAAGATTAAGTTCTGTTGAGCCTCTTATGATGACTGATGAATTTATAGATGAGATATCTTCTATGGAAAAAATATGTCCGCATTTTCATTTGTCTCTTCAAAGTGGATGTGATGAAACTTTAAAAAGAATGAATAGAAAATACAATACGGAACAGTATAGAAATATTGTAAAGAATCTTAGAAAAAAAATAAAAAATGTAGCCATAACTACAGATGTAATTGTAGGATTTCCAGGAGAAACTGAGGATGAATTTGAGACAACATATAAGTTTTTAAAAGAAATACAGCTTTCTCAAATGCATGTATTTAAATATTCTCCTAGAAAAGGAACTCCAGCTGCTACTATGAAGGATCAAATTGATCCTAAGATTAAGCAAATAAGGAGTGAAAAACTTATGAGTTTATCTAATGAAAATAACAAGAAATTTATGGATGAATTTTTAAATAGTACTGTATCTGTATTATTTGAAGCCAAGCTTGAAAATGGATTTTATGAAGGTCTAACATCTAATTATATTAGAGTTTTGGCTAAATCTGATGATCATATAGAGGGAAAAATAGTGAATGTTAATTTAAATAATACAAAAGATGGATTCATAGAAGGAATTTTGGCTTAA
- a CDS encoding histidine triad nucleotide-binding protein: MENCIFCKIINGEIPSNKVYEDEKVLAFKDINPIAPVHILVIPKKHYESIIDIQDNEMEIVAHIHKIINKIADDMNFKEDGFRIVNNCGENAGQEVKHIHYHIIGGKTLNWP; the protein is encoded by the coding sequence TTGGAAAATTGTATATTTTGTAAAATAATAAATGGAGAAATACCATCGAATAAAGTATATGAAGATGAAAAGGTATTAGCTTTTAAAGATATAAATCCTATAGCACCTGTGCATATATTAGTTATACCTAAGAAGCATTATGAATCTATAATTGATATACAAGATAATGAAATGGAGATAGTAGCTCATATTCATAAGATTATAAATAAAATTGCTGATGATATGAATTTTAAAGAAGATGGATTTAGAATAGTAAACAATTGTGGAGAAAATGCAGGTCAAGAAGTCAAGCATATTCATTATCACATAATTGGTGGAAAGACTTTAAATTGGCCATAA
- the rpsU gene encoding 30S ribosomal protein S21: MSEIKVRDNETLDSALKRFKRQCAVSGILSEVRKREHYDKPSVKRKKKSEAAKRKASKRR, encoded by the coding sequence ATGTCAGAAATAAAAGTAAGAGATAACGAAACTTTAGATAGTGCTCTTAAGAGATTTAAGCGTCAATGTGCTGTATCTGGAATATTATCTGAAGTTAGAAAAAGAGAGCATTACGATAAGCCAAGCGTAAAGCGTAAGAAAAAGTCTGAAGCTGCTAAGAGAAAAGCTAGCAAGAGAAGATAG
- a CDS encoding GatB/YqeY domain-containing protein, with protein sequence MSLKAKLMDDLKLAMKEKNQVKKSVITLIRAAVKQYEVDNRVELDEQGVLDIVVKQMKQRKDALEEFTKAGREDLISQTQEEMEILKDYLPAQLSEEEIEVIVVDTIKEIGASSMKEMGKVMSALMPKVKGKADGKIVNELVKKHLQ encoded by the coding sequence ATGTCTCTTAAGGCAAAGTTGATGGATGATTTGAAGCTTGCTATGAAGGAAAAGAATCAAGTGAAAAAATCTGTTATAACTCTTATAAGAGCTGCTGTTAAGCAGTATGAGGTAGATAATAGAGTTGAACTTGATGAGCAAGGTGTACTTGATATTGTTGTTAAGCAAATGAAACAAAGAAAAGATGCACTTGAAGAATTCACAAAAGCAGGTAGAGAAGATCTTATATCTCAAACACAAGAAGAAATGGAAATACTTAAAGATTACTTACCAGCTCAATTGAGTGAAGAAGAGATAGAAGTTATAGTAGTAGATACTATAAAGGAAATCGGAGCTTCTTCAATGAAAGAGATGGGAAAAGTAATGTCAGCCCTTATGCCTAAGGTAAAAGGAAAAGCTGACGGAAAAATTGTAAATGAATTAGTTAAAAAACACTTACAATAG
- a CDS encoding TspO/MBR family protein yields MIIDLRNIKKLIISILIPLLVGGLSGYITMDSMELYKDLIKPSFAPPGYIFGIIWPILYVLMGIASYRVWKYGDDRREVKSALKFYAIQLILNFLWPIIYFNLGLRGFALIWIILLLIFVIITTLKFYKIDKVAGILMIPYVLWLMFATVLNYYTWILNK; encoded by the coding sequence ATGATAATAGACTTGAGAAATATAAAAAAGCTTATAATAAGTATATTAATACCTCTATTAGTAGGTGGTTTAAGTGGTTACATAACTATGGATTCTATGGAATTATATAAAGATTTAATTAAACCATCGTTTGCTCCTCCTGGTTATATATTTGGAATAATATGGCCTATTTTATATGTGCTTATGGGAATTGCTTCTTATAGAGTATGGAAATATGGAGATGATAGAAGGGAAGTTAAAAGTGCACTGAAATTTTATGCTATACAGCTTATATTGAATTTCTTATGGCCAATAATTTACTTCAATTTAGGACTTAGAGGATTTGCGTTAATATGGATTATATTACTTTTAATATTTGTTATTATAACTACTCTTAAGTTTTATAAAATAGATAAAGTTGCAGGAATTTTGATGATACCTTATGTATTATGGCTGATGTTTGCAACTGTTTTAAATTATTATACATGGATTTTAAATAAGTAA